In one window of Bos taurus isolate L1 Dominette 01449 registration number 42190680 breed Hereford chromosome 15, ARS-UCD2.0, whole genome shotgun sequence DNA:
- the OR51AB4 gene encoding olfactory receptor family 51 subfamily AB member 4 codes for MWSFNHTVSNWPTFSFIGIPGLEAAQIWISIPFCLLYLLALMGNALLLILVKAEHNLHEPQFYFLAVLALTDLGLSLSTMPSVLAIFWFNVHSIGLDACLTQMFFIHTLSSVESGVLVAMAFDRLVAICAPLNYTRILTHSTVACLSGAAVIRGATLVAPLPFLLRTFPFCGANILSHSYCYYPDMLNLACGDIIFSGVYGLVFVLFTFAVDVVFILVSYMKILATVIKLGNQDRNWKSLHTCACHLCTVCVFYLPLISLAVLHHYTQNTSPILFTSMSNAYLLMTPLLNPLVYSLKSRQIQAALRKRFWVQRIIAGE; via the coding sequence ATGTGGTCTTTTAATCACACTGTTTCTAATTGGCCCACCTTCTCCTTCATTGGTATACCTGGTCTGGAGGCTGCCCAAATAtggatttccattcccttctgtctcctgtatctcctagCCCTTATGGGAAATGCTCTTCTGCTTATCCTGGTTAAAGCAGAACATAATCTTCATGAACCTCAgttctattttttggctgtgctggcccTTACTGACCTAGGCCTTTCATTGTCTACAATGCCTAGTGTCTTGGCTATCTTCTGGTTCAATGTCCACTCCATCGGCCTGGATGCCTGCTTAACCCAGATGTTCTTCatccacaccctctcctcagTAGAATCAGGTGTCCTGGTAGCCATGGCTTTTGACCGCTTGGTAGCTATCTGTGCTCCACTGAACTACACCAGGATCCTGACGCACTCTACTGTCGCCTGCCTTAGTGGAGCTGCTGTCATACGCGGTGCCACCCTGGTGGCCCCTCTGCCTTTCCTCCTCAGGACCTTTCCTTTCTGTGGGGCCAATATCCTCTCACACTCTTATTGCTACTACCCTGATATGCTGAACTTGGCCTGTGGGGACATCATTTTTAGCGGTGTCTATGGATTGGTGTTTGTACTCTTCACATTTGCAGTAGACGTTGTCTTCATCTTAGTTTCATACATGAAGATCTTGGCCACTGTTATAAAGCTGGGGAATCAAGACAGAAACTGGAAATCACTGCATACCTGTGCCTGTCACCTATGCACAGTATGTGTGTTTTACCTGCCCCTCATCAGCTTGGCAGTGCTGCATCACTACACCCAGAACACTTCCCCGATTCTATTCACCAGCATGAGTAATGCCTACCTCCTCATGACACCACTGCTCAACCCTCTTGTCTACAGTCTCAAATCCAGGCAGATCCAGGCTGCTCTGCGCAAGCGATTTTGGGTTCAACGTATTATTGCTGGAGAATGA